The Equus caballus isolate H_3958 breed thoroughbred chromosome 13, TB-T2T, whole genome shotgun sequence genome includes a window with the following:
- the RAB26 gene encoding ras-related protein Rab-26 isoform X2, with product MSRKKTPKSKGASATAASALPAANGPRPARPGPEAPRNGPPQPGRPSLGGGGDFYDVAFKVMLVGDSGVGKTCLLVRFKDGAFLAGTFISTVGIDFRNKVLDVDGMKVKLQIWDTAGQERFRSVTHAYYRDAHALLLLYDVTNKASFDNIQAWLTEIQEYAQHNVVLMLLGNKVDSAQERVVKREDGEKLAKAGSGCLQEYGLPFMETSAKTGLNVDLAFMAIAKELKQRSMKAPGEPQFRLHDYVKREGRGASCCRP from the exons ATGTCCAGGAAGAAGACCCCCAAGAGCAAGGGGGCCAGCGCGACCGCTGCCTCCGCGCTGCCCGCTGCCAACGGGCCCCGGCCGGCGCGCCCCGGCCCCGAGGCGCCGCGCAACGGGCCCCCGCAGCCCGGCCGGCCCTCGCTTGGCGGCGGCGGCGACTTCTACGACGTCGCCTTCAAG GTCATGCTGGTGGGGGACTCGGGCGTGGGGAAGACCTGCCTGCTCGTGCGCTTCAAGGATGGGGCTTTCCTGGCGGGGACCTTCATCTCCACCGTGGGCATCGACTTCCGG AACAAAGTTTTGGACGTGGATGGCATGAAAGTGAAGCTGCAG ATTTGGGACACAGCTGGCCAGGAGCGGTTCCGCAGTGTCACCCATGCTTACTACCGTGATGCTCATG CACTGCTGCTGCTGTATGATGTCACCAACAAGGCCTCCTTTGACAACATTCAG GCCTGGCTGACTGAGATCCAGGAGTATGCCCAGCACAACGTGGTGCTCATGCTGCTGGGGAACAAG GTGGACTCTGCCCAGGAGCGTGTGGTGAAGAGGGAGGACGGAGAGAAGCTGGCCAAG gctggcAGCGGCTGTTTGCAGGAGTACGGGCTGCCCTTCATGGAGACCAGCGCCAAGACAGGCCTCAACGTGGACTTGGCTTTCATGGCCATAGCAAA GGAATTGAAGCAACGCTCCATGAAGGCCCCCGGCGAGCCCCAATTCCGGCTGCACGACTATGTCAAGAGGGAGGGCCGTGGGGCCTCCTGCTGCAGACCCTGA
- the RAB26 gene encoding ras-related protein Rab-26 isoform X1 translates to MPPPPPLPPRDRKKTPKSKGASATAASALPAANGPRPARPGPEAPRNGPPQPGRPSLGGGGDFYDVAFKVMLVGDSGVGKTCLLVRFKDGAFLAGTFISTVGIDFRNKVLDVDGMKVKLQIWDTAGQERFRSVTHAYYRDAHALLLLYDVTNKASFDNIQAWLTEIQEYAQHNVVLMLLGNKVDSAQERVVKREDGEKLAKEYGLPFMETSAKTGLNVDLAFMAIAKELKQRSMKAPGEPQFRLHDYVKREGRGASCCRP, encoded by the exons atgccgccgccgccgccgctgccgcctcGGGACAG GAAGAAGACCCCCAAGAGCAAGGGGGCCAGCGCGACCGCTGCCTCCGCGCTGCCCGCTGCCAACGGGCCCCGGCCGGCGCGCCCCGGCCCCGAGGCGCCGCGCAACGGGCCCCCGCAGCCCGGCCGGCCCTCGCTTGGCGGCGGCGGCGACTTCTACGACGTCGCCTTCAAG GTCATGCTGGTGGGGGACTCGGGCGTGGGGAAGACCTGCCTGCTCGTGCGCTTCAAGGATGGGGCTTTCCTGGCGGGGACCTTCATCTCCACCGTGGGCATCGACTTCCGG AACAAAGTTTTGGACGTGGATGGCATGAAAGTGAAGCTGCAG ATTTGGGACACAGCTGGCCAGGAGCGGTTCCGCAGTGTCACCCATGCTTACTACCGTGATGCTCATG CACTGCTGCTGCTGTATGATGTCACCAACAAGGCCTCCTTTGACAACATTCAG GCCTGGCTGACTGAGATCCAGGAGTATGCCCAGCACAACGTGGTGCTCATGCTGCTGGGGAACAAG GTGGACTCTGCCCAGGAGCGTGTGGTGAAGAGGGAGGACGGAGAGAAGCTGGCCAAG GAGTACGGGCTGCCCTTCATGGAGACCAGCGCCAAGACAGGCCTCAACGTGGACTTGGCTTTCATGGCCATAGCAAA GGAATTGAAGCAACGCTCCATGAAGGCCCCCGGCGAGCCCCAATTCCGGCTGCACGACTATGTCAAGAGGGAGGGCCGTGGGGCCTCCTGCTGCAGACCCTGA